From one Nitrospira sp. MA-1 genomic stretch:
- a CDS encoding Crp/Fnr family transcriptional regulator, which translates to MEGKSESPFNLQLFLTQSGYGKTILTVRPKQTLFSQGDVADAVFYIQSGQIKLSVVSKQGKEAVVGIVESAGFVGEGCLAGQRVCMATATTLEDCTLVRISKEAMIRALHDEPTFSTFFMEHLLARNVRIQEDLVDQLFNSAEKRLARVLLLMAHFGKEGKPEPVLAKVSQEMLAEMIGTTRSRVSFFMNRFRKLGFIEYNGGLHVHSSLLNVVLHD; encoded by the coding sequence ATGGAAGGCAAGTCGGAATCTCCCTTTAATCTCCAGTTATTCCTGACGCAAAGCGGTTACGGGAAAACAATTTTGACAGTCCGTCCAAAGCAGACGCTCTTTTCACAAGGGGATGTCGCGGATGCTGTGTTCTATATTCAGTCCGGCCAGATCAAACTTTCGGTGGTCTCGAAGCAGGGGAAAGAAGCCGTGGTCGGGATCGTGGAGTCTGCGGGGTTTGTAGGGGAAGGTTGCCTCGCCGGGCAGCGGGTGTGCATGGCCACGGCGACAACCCTGGAGGACTGCACTCTGGTTAGAATATCCAAGGAGGCGATGATCCGGGCGCTCCATGACGAACCCACCTTCTCCACGTTCTTCATGGAACATCTTCTTGCTCGCAACGTCCGTATCCAGGAGGACTTGGTGGATCAGCTGTTTAATTCGGCTGAGAAGCGGCTGGCGCGTGTGCTGTTGTTAATGGCCCATTTTGGCAAAGAGGGCAAGCCGGAACCGGTCCTTGCAAAGGTCAGTCAGGAAATGCTTGCCGAGATGATCGGCACGACGCGCTCCCGCGTCAGTTTCTTCATGAATAGATTCAGAAAATTGGGCTTCATCGAGTACAACGGCGGTTTGCATGTGCACAGCTCCCTCCTCAATGTCGTCCTCCACGACTAG
- a CDS encoding DUF4398 domain-containing protein has protein sequence MIRKCVTRACRLSRGELYVVLFGLSLLITGCQDPPIHELQVARQAVENARREGALVFAPDLYSLADSELTIAEEEFHEQSRKVFWARDYSMATRLMMLAQIDAREALSLAQEEKQKTSMSDQDPPPFLSHHSDLEEFRLTNGDDPFRNHRRRGGPSVP, from the coding sequence GTGATAAGGAAATGTGTTACGAGGGCTTGCAGACTCTCCCGTGGGGAACTGTATGTGGTCTTGTTCGGCTTGAGTCTTTTAATAACCGGCTGTCAGGATCCACCCATCCACGAATTGCAGGTAGCCCGTCAGGCAGTGGAAAATGCCAGGAGAGAGGGAGCCTTGGTCTTCGCGCCTGATCTCTACAGTTTAGCGGATAGTGAGCTGACGATTGCGGAAGAAGAATTTCATGAACAATCCAGAAAGGTATTCTGGGCTCGGGATTATTCCATGGCCACCCGGTTAATGATGTTGGCACAAATCGATGCCCGTGAAGCTCTCTCTCTGGCACAAGAGGAAAAACAGAAAACTTCAATGTCAGACCAAGACCCTCCACCTTTTCTTTCGCACCACAGCGACCTTGAAGAATTCCGTCTCACCAACGGAGACGACCCCTTCCGGAACCACAGGAGAAGGGGTGGGCCTTCAGTTCCCTAA